The Nicotiana tabacum cultivar K326 chromosome 14, ASM71507v2, whole genome shotgun sequence genome contains a region encoding:
- the LOC142169028 gene encoding uncharacterized protein LOC142169028, whose protein sequence is MVVSVLKIEVEGELLLDYARAFDLVIENFDFPKRVEHSVTFWSSVAKTQIYYIPCRRSNKGPCTDFKVIPSENLTTLHKLLVIDLEITRKKRIRVLYVQPKIKWEALTEDKAWELGVKLLTMGAWRSSGDASLIWTMMAQCIKEAAREVLGVSKGYYDGRNGDLWWNREVQGKVNTKKATYLNLVESIDEEEKMLNLEWYKLVRKQV, encoded by the coding sequence ATGGTGGTTTCAGTTTTAAAGATAGAAGTAGAGGGAGAATTGTTGCTGGATTATGCTAGAGCGTTTGATTTGGTGATAGAAAACTTTGATTTTCCGAAGAGGGTGGAACACTCAGTCACCTTCTGGAGCTCGGTGGCCAAGACCCAGATTTACTATATACCATGCAGGAGGTCCAATAAAGGACCTTGCACGGATTTCAAGGtcatcccgagtgagaacctcACGACCCTTCATAAACTCCTGGTGATAGATCTCGAGATCACGAGGAAAAAGAGGATAAGGGTGTTGTATGTCCAACCTAAGATCAAGTGGGAAGCCTTGACTGAAGACAAAGCATGGGAGTTGGGGGTTAAGTTGTTGACgatgggagcttggaggagtagtggaGATGCGAGCCTGATATGGACCATGATGGCGCAGTGCATTAAGGAAGCTGCCagagaggtattaggggtctcGAAGGGTTACTACGATGGTCGCAACGGAGACTTGTGGTGGAATAGAGAGGTCCAAGGAAAGGTGAACACCAAGAAAGCAACGTATCTGAATTTAGTAGAAAGCATTGATGAGGAGGAGAAGATGTTGAATTTGGAGTGGTATAAGTTGGTTAGGAAgcaggtctaa